The genomic window GGAACCTTGAGCAGCGATGGATACCACCCTGGCTTGGGCGCCTACAGGCAGCAGATCCAAGGATATGCTGTTTGTCATCAATTTCAGTCACGTCTCCTTCTGGTTCGATAAAATTTACTTGAGGGTAGGAAGGTTTCCCGCAAGCAAACTTTCAGTGTTAAGCTATGATCCGGTGGCGGCAGCGGTGACATAAAAAAACCGGAAGCTGCACTAGATACCGGCAGCTTCCGGTTGAAACAGTGGGAAATGGGGTTAGAAACGATCCCAGATGTGGGAGGACAAATTGCCAAAGGCCTGATCCCACAGAGCAAGGTCGTCGATGGTTCCCTTTGCCTGGGCTTTCCCTAGGGACAGGGCCTGGGAGGGGGATATTGTTCCCGTATAGATCTGGCTCAGGGTCTCGATGCTCAAGGCCAGAGATGAGTGATGCTCCCCGGTGGTCTGGGTGACGGAACCTTGACCATCGGCAATGGTGAGCAGAAAACTCCCCTGGTTCCAGGGACAAAGGGGATCTGAGATCTCTATCCCCAGGGTGGCACTGGCAACGCCAAAGGGCCGGCCCTCCAGAGCCGGGATCACATCGACGATCCGGAACATGGCCGAGGGCTCTAGGGAGCACCGGATGACCTTGGGATTGGCCATCACGTACGTCAGGGGGTCATCCTCTGGAAGGGAGATCTCGATCCTTTCCGCTTGGGAATCGTGGTTTGCCAAGAGTCCCCACAACCCCCGATAGGCCTCAAGACTTAGGGCGCAAAATTCCTGGACCTGCAGCCTCCGTCCCGATTGAGTTGAGATAGTAAAGACGATGTATCCCTCAGGCTGGGGGCAGTCGGCCGTGGGATACCACAGATAAAGGTAGCGATAGTCCTCTTGTCCCGGGTTCGATGGACACAATTGCTTTTCCCAGTCCCTTCGGTTTCGCCGCAGGGGACCGATGTAGGCACGAGCCCACTGGTCATATAGGGCACTGACAGCATCGATGTCCTCCTTTGTTCCTCGGCGGGTATGACCCTGGGCCGGGAGGAACTCCTTCAGATCCGAAAGGGCGATGGAGTAATGTCGCTGTACAGTCCCCAGCTCCCAACCGTACCTGCGATAGAACTGATAATTAAAGGGATAGAGCATCGAGATCGCCTGGC from Bacillota bacterium includes these protein-coding regions:
- a CDS encoding GNAT family N-acetyltransferase, with protein sequence MADLVVRPLDPNRPEERERFLDITFQAFNIPSAQRQVIAEANKTNYDETLAVFAGQELLAGLLILDKAVYVGQNAIPMGGIAAVACPPEHRRKGATSRLLTESLHRMHSQGQAISMLYPFNYQFYRRYGWELGTVQRHYSIALSDLKEFLPAQGHTRRGTKEDIDAVSALYDQWARAYIGPLRRNRRDWEKQLCPSNPGQEDYRYLYLWYPTADCPQPEGYIVFTISTQSGRRLQVQEFCALSLEAYRGLWGLLANHDSQAERIEISLPEDDPLTYVMANPKVIRCSLEPSAMFRIVDVIPALEGRPFGVASATLGIEISDPLCPWNQGSFLLTIADGQGSVTQTTGEHHSSLALSIETLSQIYTGTISPSQALSLGKAQAKGTIDDLALWDQAFGNLSSHIWDRF